One segment of Aquimarina sp. BL5 DNA contains the following:
- a CDS encoding four helix bundle protein → MIEKDKKGTSIQSHKDLRVWKESMLLVENIYKITDRFPRSELYGLVSQLRRAAISIPSNISEGCGRKGNKELSRFLYIALGSLSELETQIEISVRLYYIEKDIDLEKQIIYIRRMILNLLKKL, encoded by the coding sequence ATGATTGAAAAGGATAAAAAGGGAACCTCTATACAATCACATAAAGATTTGAGAGTTTGGAAGGAATCAATGCTCTTAGTGGAGAATATTTATAAAATAACAGATCGTTTTCCACGGTCTGAGCTTTATGGATTAGTCAGTCAGTTAAGGAGAGCTGCCATTTCTATTCCTTCAAATATATCAGAGGGTTGTGGAAGAAAAGGAAATAAAGAACTTTCTAGGTTTCTATATATTGCTTTAGGTTCTTTATCAGAATTGGAAACTCAGATAGAAATTTCAGTTCGATTATATTATATTGAAAAAGATATCGATTTAGAAAAACAAATTATTTATATAAGAAGGATGATACTAAATTTACTCAAAAAATTATGA